In one Thermodesulfobium acidiphilum genomic region, the following are encoded:
- a CDS encoding DHA2 family efflux MFS transporter permease subunit has protein sequence MSFSQLMITIAVMICIFMSSLDISIVNVAIPTIRGAIGISISEATWISTSYMLANVIVMPAINFLTSMFGKTRCFFAGVLLFGIGSFMCGFSWNLESIIIFRALQGIGGGALIPLSQAILRENYPPHEQAKAMSFFGIGIVLGPGLGPTIGGWITDNISWNWIFYINVPFVIIDLILIYLFILNKSEKFSKDIDVDYIGLITMAIGLGALQIMLEKGQEYNWFSSQFIVNLAIISLVFLTLFAIRELTCEKPAVNLKLLKNFGFSNPTIIQGIFGMGLFAGLFLIPILFQESLGYSATEAGIAMIPRSISMAMFMPIAGKLYNRTGPKKMIMFASALISISFLPLSFMNLDTSAWDLFWPQFFQGMAFAFIFVSLSTVALMALERKDIVSGAGIFNLVRVLCGSIGTAVFATELENYQTINKFYLTEHVITNSPYTVQGFMTNPATLLNPYTTSPAITNFFAGINQVLLMQGASAADLQSKAYTMLNNFVDRQALIMAFNNVFFLLCLLFCVSFILSLFIVERKSSWHKEI, from the coding sequence TTGAGTTTTAGTCAACTAATGATAACCATTGCTGTAATGATTTGTATCTTTATGTCTTCACTTGACATTAGCATTGTAAACGTAGCAATTCCTACAATTAGAGGAGCAATAGGAATATCTATATCAGAAGCTACATGGATTTCCACTTCTTATATGCTTGCAAACGTTATAGTAATGCCTGCTATTAATTTTCTTACATCAATGTTTGGTAAAACCAGGTGTTTTTTTGCGGGGGTTTTGCTTTTTGGAATCGGATCATTTATGTGTGGATTTTCATGGAATCTCGAATCTATTATAATTTTTAGGGCTTTACAAGGAATTGGCGGAGGAGCTTTGATTCCCCTATCTCAAGCAATATTAAGGGAAAACTATCCGCCGCACGAACAGGCAAAGGCAATGAGCTTCTTTGGTATAGGCATAGTACTGGGCCCTGGACTGGGGCCAACTATAGGCGGATGGATAACCGACAACATTAGCTGGAACTGGATTTTCTATATAAATGTACCATTTGTAATTATTGATTTAATCTTGATTTACCTCTTTATATTAAACAAGTCAGAAAAATTTTCAAAAGATATAGATGTAGATTACATTGGATTGATCACAATGGCAATAGGACTTGGAGCACTTCAGATAATGCTCGAAAAGGGTCAGGAATATAACTGGTTTAGTTCACAATTTATAGTAAATCTTGCTATTATTTCACTAGTTTTCTTAACATTGTTTGCAATAAGAGAATTGACCTGTGAAAAACCAGCAGTAAATCTAAAGTTATTGAAAAACTTTGGCTTTTCTAACCCAACAATTATTCAAGGAATATTTGGAATGGGTTTGTTTGCAGGACTATTTTTGATCCCTATTTTATTTCAGGAATCACTAGGATACAGCGCTACTGAAGCGGGGATCGCTATGATACCTAGAAGTATTTCAATGGCAATGTTTATGCCTATTGCAGGAAAACTTTATAACAGAACAGGACCTAAGAAAATGATAATGTTTGCCTCAGCTTTAATTTCAATAAGTTTCTTGCCGCTTAGTTTTATGAACCTTGACACATCAGCATGGGATCTATTTTGGCCTCAATTTTTTCAGGGCATGGCATTTGCATTTATATTTGTCTCATTGAGTACGGTAGCCCTAATGGCTCTCGAGCGAAAAGATATAGTTTCAGGCGCTGGAATTTTTAATCTTGTTAGAGTACTTTGTGGAAGTATAGGCACAGCAGTTTTTGCCACCGAACTTGAAAATTATCAAACTATAAATAAATTTTACCTTACAGAACACGTTATAACAAATAGTCCTTACACCGTTCAGGGTTTTATGACAAATCCAGCAACACTTTTAAATCCTTATACAACTTCACCAGCAATTACAAACTTTTTTGCTGGAATAAACCAAGTACTTTTGATGCAAGGAGCAAGTGCAGCCGATCTTCAAAGCAAAGCTTATACAATGCTCAATAATTTCGTAGACAGACAAGCTCTAATAATGGCATTTAACAACGTATTTTTTTTACTTTGTTTGCTTTTTTGCGTCTCTTTTATTTTAAGCTTATTTATAGTAGAGAGAAAGTCGTCCTGGCATAAAGAAATATAA
- a CDS encoding metallophosphoesterase family protein, protein MNRRDFVKFTLGLFTSIALFEFPSKLFAKEDSLYLRSLELLNNKIKFFNEDYFTFIVMGDSHRNDKVLKKSFELARSFDPLFVLFTGDMTNDGYEYEYKDFLNMCNMFGGIPIFPIIGNHEVRNSTKALYQNYMGPLNYTICVDKLDLKIVCIDNSEGIVTEDQHNFLEKELSDKRKIQFVAMHEPPSYGDWWIHSYYKGNDKSIEIISKHQVSAVFQGHIHLYDHKVINGINYYISGGAGGKIFPLNFGDPSYNILYVKIVKGETFVEELQLRKFFDINELLT, encoded by the coding sequence ATGAATAGAAGAGATTTTGTTAAATTTACTCTTGGTTTATTTACATCTATTGCTCTATTTGAATTCCCTTCAAAGCTTTTTGCTAAGGAGGATAGCCTTTACTTGAGGTCTTTGGAACTTCTTAACAATAAAATAAAATTTTTTAATGAAGATTATTTTACATTTATAGTAATGGGAGATAGCCATAGGAATGATAAAGTTTTAAAAAAGTCATTTGAACTTGCAAGATCTTTTGATCCCTTATTTGTGCTTTTCACAGGCGACATGACAAATGATGGTTACGAATACGAATACAAAGATTTTCTAAATATGTGCAATATGTTCGGTGGTATCCCTATTTTTCCAATAATTGGAAATCATGAAGTAAGAAATTCTACCAAAGCCTTATATCAGAATTATATGGGACCATTAAATTATACAATCTGCGTTGATAAATTAGACTTAAAAATAGTATGTATTGATAATTCTGAAGGCATTGTAACAGAAGATCAACACAACTTTTTGGAAAAGGAGCTTTCAGATAAACGTAAAATTCAATTCGTAGCTATGCATGAACCACCTTCTTATGGTGATTGGTGGATTCATTCATATTATAAAGGCAATGATAAGTCAATAGAAATAATTTCAAAGCATCAAGTAAGTGCGGTATTCCAAGGTCACATCCATCTTTATGATCATAAGGTTATTAATGGGATAAATTACTATATCTCGGGTGGTGCAGGTGGCAAGATTTTTCCCTTGAATTTTGGGGATCCATCATACAATATACTTTATGTGAAAATCGTAAAGGGAGAAACTTTTGTTGAAGAACTTCAGCTAAGAAAATTTTTTGATATTAATGAGCTTTTAACTTAA
- a CDS encoding diguanylate cyclase domain-containing protein, whose protein sequence is MLYTYPIIECLSENKNDTEWYKELVRRNVIKFNKLIDRVRLCNNCSSAHIYFVDVCPNCKSIDIKRSRFLHCFTCGYVGKQEEFNKGYDLICPKCNTHLKHIGVDYDLPTAQYVCNNCGFVFDEPETIYRCMTCGEQGSPDKLKVQEFYTIKMTLFGYEWLLLEQKKIVFSILNESFKYVSLEYFQLILDWFIKLFRRNKNFSFGLLLIKFQNIEEVIEYYGISKSMEIYREIANRISEILRNTDVVCRDENYKLWIFLPATYKKGICKRIEEVVKNIQPDKEVKIRFHKKIKYSFELSDESDAENLMNELDTDND, encoded by the coding sequence ATGCTTTATACTTATCCAATTATTGAGTGCTTAAGTGAAAATAAAAATGATACAGAATGGTATAAAGAGTTAGTTAGAAGAAATGTTATTAAATTTAATAAACTTATTGATAGAGTTAGACTTTGTAATAATTGTTCCAGTGCTCACATATATTTTGTTGATGTTTGCCCAAATTGTAAAAGTATAGACATAAAACGCTCGCGCTTTCTTCATTGTTTTACATGTGGATATGTTGGCAAGCAAGAAGAATTTAACAAAGGCTATGATTTAATATGCCCAAAGTGTAATACTCATCTAAAACATATTGGAGTAGATTATGATTTGCCTACAGCACAATACGTGTGCAATAACTGTGGTTTTGTTTTTGATGAGCCTGAAACAATTTATCGTTGTATGACTTGTGGTGAACAGGGTAGCCCAGACAAATTAAAAGTCCAGGAATTTTACACTATCAAGATGACTTTATTTGGTTATGAGTGGCTTTTGCTTGAACAAAAGAAAATTGTATTTTCAATCTTAAACGAGAGCTTTAAATATGTTTCTCTTGAATACTTTCAGTTAATATTAGATTGGTTTATAAAGCTTTTTAGAAGAAATAAAAACTTTTCTTTTGGTTTACTATTAATAAAATTTCAGAATATTGAAGAGGTAATTGAGTATTATGGAATTAGTAAATCAATGGAAATTTATAGAGAAATTGCCAATAGAATAAGTGAAATACTTCGTAATACCGATGTTGTATGTAGGGATGAAAATTATAAGCTTTGGATTTTTTTACCTGCAACTTATAAGAAAGGCATCTGCAAAAGAATAGAAGAAGTTGTAAAAAATATTCAGCCTGATAAAGAGGTAAAGATTAGATTTCATAAGAAGATTAAATATTCTTTTGAGTTGTCAGATGAGTCTGACGCTGAGAACTTAATGAACGAGTTAGATACAGATAATGATTGA
- a CDS encoding carbonic anhydrase has product MVFASAINCMDGRTQEPVINWIKKNYNVKYIDMITEAGPIKIISENSDICLINSIKERLNISINIHGSKLIAIVGHYDCAKNPENKNTQIKQIKDCINIVKQWYDVEIVGLYVNENWQVEEIDIYKNS; this is encoded by the coding sequence ATGGTCTTTGCAAGCGCTATAAATTGCATGGATGGAAGAACCCAGGAACCTGTTATAAATTGGATAAAGAAAAACTACAACGTAAAATATATAGATATGATTACTGAAGCAGGTCCAATCAAAATAATTTCTGAAAACTCAGATATTTGCTTGATAAATTCTATAAAAGAAAGATTAAACATTTCTATAAACATTCACGGCTCAAAACTTATTGCAATAGTAGGACACTATGACTGTGCTAAAAATCCAGAAAATAAAAACACCCAAATAAAACAAATTAAAGATTGTATAAATATAGTCAAACAATGGTATGATGTCGAAATCGTGGGCTTATATGTAAATGAAAATTGGCAGGTAGAGGAAATAGATATTTATAAAAATTCATAA
- the kdpB gene encoding potassium-transporting ATPase subunit KdpB — translation MSAKKSDLYSPEIFKSALINSFKKLNPKDLISNPVMFSVEIGSILTTIEFIHEIISGSSTPLWFTGWVSVWLWFTVIFSNFAEAFSESRGKARAESLKKSKTQIMAKKIDKPTFDSKFELIPSTSLKKGDFVLVEQDDLIPGDGEVVSGAALVNESAVTGESAPVVREAGGDRSAVTGGTKVISNSIIVKITSNPGETFLDRMISMVESAKRRKTPNEVALEVLLIALTVVFFFVVINLRALSIYSVNSSGHGSPVSLVVLIALFVCLAPTTIAALLPAIGIAGMDRLFRKNVVALSGKAVEAAGDVNVLLLDKTGTITLGNRQAADFIPVGNYTKEECAKIALMSSLTDETPEGRSIVVLAKEKYNLRFHELPANVETIPFSVKTRMSGTNINSHRYRKGSLDAISEYITQNGGKIPENLEEVVMEISKLGSTPLVVTFDNDIVGVINLKDILKTGIKERFMQLRKMGIKTVMITGDNPLTAATIAAEAGVDDFLAQAKPEDKLRLVKEYQQQGLMVAMTGDGTNDAPALAQADVAVAMNTGTQAAREAANVIDLDSSPTKLLDIVDIGKQLLMTRGALTTFSISNDIAKYFVIIPAAVISIYPQLSVLNIMQLSNPFLAILSAVIFNAVVIPLLTPLALKGVWYKPMNAESLLTYNLLIYGGGGIIAPFIGIKLIYLFLSIFI, via the coding sequence ATGAGTGCAAAAAAGTCAGATCTTTACAGCCCTGAAATATTTAAATCAGCTCTTATTAATTCCTTCAAAAAGCTAAATCCAAAAGATTTAATCTCAAACCCTGTTATGTTTTCTGTTGAAATCGGTAGCATACTAACTACTATTGAATTTATTCATGAAATTATAAGTGGTAGTTCAACCCCTCTTTGGTTTACAGGATGGGTTTCAGTGTGGCTGTGGTTCACAGTAATTTTTTCAAATTTTGCTGAAGCATTTTCAGAAAGCCGCGGTAAAGCAAGAGCCGAATCCTTAAAGAAATCAAAAACACAGATAATGGCAAAAAAAATCGATAAACCTACATTTGACAGCAAATTTGAGCTCATACCATCTACCTCACTAAAAAAGGGAGATTTTGTTCTTGTGGAACAGGATGATCTGATACCTGGAGATGGAGAGGTTGTCTCAGGTGCTGCTCTGGTAAACGAATCTGCAGTAACTGGAGAATCCGCACCAGTTGTAAGAGAGGCAGGAGGAGATAGAAGTGCAGTAACAGGAGGCACAAAGGTTATTTCAAATAGTATCATTGTAAAAATAACTTCAAACCCTGGAGAAACGTTTTTAGATAGGATGATTTCAATGGTAGAGAGTGCAAAGCGCCGTAAAACGCCAAATGAAGTTGCACTTGAAGTTCTACTAATAGCACTTACTGTGGTATTCTTTTTTGTAGTAATCAATTTACGAGCATTGTCAATCTATAGCGTTAACTCCTCGGGTCACGGTTCTCCCGTTTCACTTGTAGTGCTTATAGCCTTGTTTGTATGTCTTGCTCCCACAACTATTGCTGCGCTCCTCCCAGCAATAGGCATTGCAGGAATGGATAGACTTTTTAGAAAGAATGTTGTTGCTCTTTCTGGAAAAGCAGTAGAAGCAGCAGGAGATGTAAATGTATTACTTCTTGATAAAACAGGTACTATCACCCTTGGAAATAGACAAGCTGCAGATTTTATACCTGTTGGAAATTACACTAAAGAAGAGTGTGCCAAAATAGCTTTGATGTCATCTTTAACAGACGAAACGCCAGAAGGTAGAAGTATAGTGGTATTAGCTAAAGAAAAATACAATTTACGTTTCCATGAATTACCTGCCAATGTCGAAACAATACCTTTTAGTGTAAAGACCAGAATGAGCGGAACAAACATCAATTCTCACAGATACCGTAAAGGTTCTTTAGACGCTATTAGTGAGTACATAACTCAAAATGGTGGAAAAATTCCAGAAAATTTGGAAGAAGTTGTTATGGAAATTTCAAAATTAGGTAGTACACCGTTAGTGGTCACTTTCGACAATGATATCGTAGGAGTTATAAATCTAAAAGATATATTAAAAACTGGCATAAAAGAAAGATTTATGCAACTACGAAAAATGGGGATAAAAACTGTAATGATCACAGGAGACAATCCTCTTACAGCAGCTACAATAGCGGCAGAGGCAGGTGTAGATGACTTTCTAGCTCAGGCAAAACCTGAGGACAAGCTCAGACTAGTAAAAGAATACCAACAACAGGGTCTGATGGTCGCTATGACAGGAGATGGAACAAATGATGCTCCAGCTTTAGCTCAGGCAGATGTAGCAGTAGCTATGAATACGGGCACACAGGCTGCCAGAGAAGCAGCAAATGTAATAGACTTAGATTCCAGCCCTACAAAACTTCTGGATATAGTTGACATTGGCAAACAGCTTCTTATGACGCGAGGAGCTCTAACAACATTTAGTATATCAAACGATATAGCCAAATATTTCGTAATAATTCCTGCTGCAGTAATATCCATATACCCACAATTAAGTGTTCTAAATATAATGCAATTATCAAATCCTTTTTTGGCTATATTGTCAGCAGTAATCTTTAATGCAGTTGTGATACCACTTCTTACACCTCTAGCATTGAAAGGTGTTTGGTATAAACCGATGAATGCAGAAAGTCTACTTACATACAATCTCCTCATTTATGGCGGCGGCGGTATAATTGCTCCCTTTATTGGTATAAAGTTAATATACTTGTTTTTAAGCATATTTATCTAG
- a CDS encoding DUF4118 domain-containing protein, which yields MPDDDLKRPSPEEMLQVAKNEEKSKKGQLTIYLGYAPGVGKTYSMLSDAHLRKNEGIDIVVGYAETHNRPETEKLLEGLEVIPPLIVDYKGIKLKEIDFKKILHRRPQIVIIDELAHTNPPSFPNSKRYQDIEELLNAGIDVYTAVNVQHIESFKDIVLQISKIPIKETVPDNFFQQAFEIKLVDLTPEELLKRLKDGKIYVENMARSAIDQYFKVGNLLALRQIALRVVADSVDEKMRLYMMQHAIAGPWSIKKKVLVGIFASPYAKQLVRATYRFASEIDAQWIAIHVETQKNKTFNKEEIEWLNGALDLVRKLGGQIVWLKGDDAAKEIIDYAKGHNVTKIVIGKPKKFNLFIKSIPEKIITGTKNIDIYMLDLKEEKIDLKKKEIKFTYSNQYLIALFNIFVVSIFGYILKGYLNNINIISLFLLALIFNALFLQFLPVLVSTVVSLLILDFLFIQPYYKFTIPDLNYFFTIIVYFIIVLTINILTSKLKDIIKTLKNSQKREIGLYELSTDLVMAKNINHVLSLTINYIKKLFSCETAIFIKKNDKIHLGAKTEKFEISPEIKGIASWCLINKKAGGFGTDTFSNTDLLYLPMLTAKDSYGVIAIKVSDKKNLQIDDRIALDAIARLSAMALERISNLP from the coding sequence ATGCCAGATGATGATTTAAAAAGACCTTCTCCTGAAGAAATGCTTCAGGTAGCTAAAAATGAAGAAAAGTCCAAAAAGGGACAGCTTACAATTTATCTTGGATATGCTCCTGGGGTAGGTAAAACATACTCCATGCTTAGCGATGCCCATTTAAGAAAAAATGAAGGTATAGATATTGTAGTTGGATATGCAGAAACTCATAATCGTCCAGAAACCGAAAAGCTTTTAGAGGGTTTAGAGGTTATACCTCCATTAATAGTAGATTATAAAGGCATAAAATTAAAGGAGATAGATTTTAAAAAAATACTCCATAGGAGACCACAAATTGTAATTATAGATGAATTAGCTCATACTAATCCTCCAAGTTTTCCTAATTCAAAGAGATATCAGGACATAGAAGAATTATTAAATGCTGGAATAGATGTTTATACAGCTGTTAATGTACAACACATAGAAAGCTTTAAAGATATTGTCCTACAAATTTCAAAAATTCCCATAAAAGAAACGGTACCAGATAATTTTTTTCAACAAGCTTTTGAAATTAAATTGGTAGATCTTACACCTGAAGAGCTTTTAAAAAGACTCAAAGATGGCAAAATATATGTCGAAAATATGGCCAGAAGTGCAATTGATCAGTATTTTAAAGTAGGAAACCTTTTAGCTTTAAGACAAATTGCATTAAGAGTTGTAGCAGATAGCGTAGATGAAAAAATGCGACTATATATGATGCAACATGCAATAGCAGGACCATGGTCCATAAAGAAAAAAGTACTTGTAGGGATCTTTGCTAGTCCATATGCAAAACAGCTGGTAAGAGCAACGTATAGATTTGCAAGTGAAATCGATGCACAATGGATAGCTATTCATGTAGAAACACAAAAAAACAAAACTTTCAACAAGGAAGAAATTGAATGGCTTAATGGAGCACTTGATCTGGTAAGAAAACTTGGTGGTCAAATTGTCTGGTTAAAAGGAGATGACGCAGCAAAAGAAATAATCGATTACGCAAAGGGGCACAATGTCACAAAAATTGTTATAGGAAAGCCAAAAAAGTTTAATTTATTTATAAAAAGTATACCGGAAAAAATCATAACAGGGACAAAAAACATCGATATATATATGCTTGACTTAAAGGAAGAAAAGATTGATCTTAAGAAAAAAGAAATTAAATTTACCTATTCAAATCAATATTTAATTGCACTATTCAACATATTTGTAGTATCGATTTTTGGATATATTTTAAAAGGATACTTAAATAACATAAATATAATATCTTTATTTTTATTGGCTCTAATTTTTAATGCGTTATTTCTTCAATTTTTACCAGTATTAGTGTCAACCGTTGTAAGTTTGTTGATTCTTGATTTCTTATTTATACAACCCTACTATAAGTTTACAATACCAGATTTAAATTACTTTTTCACTATTATTGTTTATTTTATTATAGTTCTAACAATAAATATATTGACATCAAAACTTAAAGACATTATTAAAACTCTAAAAAATAGTCAAAAAAGAGAAATTGGTTTATACGAATTAAGCACAGATCTTGTTATGGCAAAAAATATTAATCACGTTTTGTCATTAACGATAAACTATATCAAAAAATTATTTTCATGTGAAACAGCAATATTTATTAAGAAAAATGACAAAATCCACCTTGGTGCAAAAACAGAGAAATTCGAAATTAGCCCTGAAATCAAAGGAATAGCGTCATGGTGCTTAATAAACAAAAAAGCAGGAGGATTTGGAACTGATACTTTCTCAAATACAGACTTGCTTTATTTGCCAATGCTTACTGCAAAGGATTCCTATGGTGTAATAGCAATAAAAGTTTCAGACAAAAAAAATTTACAAATCGACGATAGAATAGCACTTGATGCTATAGCCAGACTTAGTGCCATGGCACTGGAAAGGATATCCAATTTACCTTAG
- the kdpA gene encoding potassium-transporting ATPase subunit KdpA produces MLLDILQFTVFFVLLTLCVKPLGLYISNIFEGKQTFLSRIIFPIEQLVYRLSFINPENQMDWKEYALSMLLFNLLGFVFLFLILVVQQFLPLNPEHFNGFPFDLALNTAISFITNTNWQAYAGESSASYLTQMLGLTVQNFLSAATGIAILIALIRGFVNKQSKAIGNFWVDTTRATLYILLPLSIVFAIFLISQGVIQNFANYQTVHLISSQTIPMGPVASQESIKLLGTNGGGFFNANSAHPFENPNPLTNFFEAFMIILIPASLTYTFGKMQKNTRQGWAIYITMLFLFLTFMSIQYWANISSNPMVSSLGVSGHYLEGQEVRFGIGGTTLFSSITTAVACGAVNAMHDSLLPIGSMIPMIFMLSGETIFGGVGSGLYTMFAFMIIAVFVAGLMIGRTPEFLGKKIEVKEMWMAIIIVLTSGLLVLVFTSIALVTKEGVSSILNPGPHGLSEILYAYASTANNNGSAFAGLNANTVFYNITTAIAMLIGRYVPAVAAIYMAGSLSAKKYVPPSVGTLPTDRIPFMIWLMLVIIIIGALTFFSALALGPFLENILMQRGF; encoded by the coding sequence TTGCTTTTAGATATTTTGCAATTCACAGTTTTCTTTGTATTGCTGACATTATGTGTAAAACCACTTGGTTTGTATATATCAAATATCTTTGAGGGAAAACAAACTTTTCTTTCACGAATCATTTTTCCAATTGAGCAGCTTGTTTACAGATTAAGTTTTATAAACCCAGAAAACCAGATGGATTGGAAAGAGTATGCTTTGTCAATGTTACTCTTCAATTTGCTTGGATTTGTATTTCTTTTCCTGATACTTGTAGTGCAGCAATTTTTGCCACTAAATCCCGAACACTTTAATGGTTTTCCATTCGACCTTGCTTTAAACACTGCCATAAGCTTCATTACAAATACAAACTGGCAAGCTTATGCAGGGGAATCATCTGCTAGTTATCTTACCCAGATGCTTGGTCTTACAGTACAAAATTTTCTTAGCGCTGCAACAGGCATTGCCATACTTATAGCGTTAATTAGAGGTTTTGTAAACAAACAATCAAAAGCTATTGGAAATTTTTGGGTTGACACAACAAGAGCAACTTTATACATATTATTGCCATTATCAATAGTCTTTGCCATTTTTTTAATAAGTCAGGGGGTTATTCAAAACTTTGCAAATTATCAAACAGTTCATCTAATTTCTTCACAAACTATACCAATGGGCCCAGTTGCCTCTCAGGAATCGATAAAACTATTAGGTACAAATGGTGGCGGTTTTTTCAACGCAAACTCAGCGCATCCATTCGAAAATCCTAATCCTTTAACAAATTTTTTTGAAGCATTTATGATAATTCTCATCCCCGCATCGCTTACATATACCTTTGGCAAAATGCAAAAAAACACTAGACAGGGTTGGGCAATTTATATAACAATGCTATTTTTATTCTTAACATTTATGAGTATTCAATATTGGGCAAATATCTCCTCCAATCCTATGGTCAGTAGTCTTGGAGTTTCAGGACACTATCTAGAGGGACAGGAAGTTAGATTTGGAATTGGAGGAACTACACTTTTTTCTTCAATAACTACAGCAGTTGCATGTGGGGCTGTTAATGCGATGCATGATTCTCTTTTACCTATCGGCTCAATGATCCCTATGATTTTTATGTTGTCGGGAGAAACAATATTTGGAGGCGTAGGTTCTGGATTATATACAATGTTTGCTTTTATGATAATTGCTGTTTTCGTTGCAGGTCTAATGATCGGCCGTACACCTGAATTTTTGGGAAAAAAAATTGAAGTAAAGGAAATGTGGATGGCAATAATTATAGTTTTAACTTCAGGCTTACTTGTATTGGTATTCACTAGCATTGCGCTTGTTACAAAAGAAGGTGTTAGCTCTATATTAAACCCTGGTCCGCATGGCTTGTCAGAAATACTCTACGCTTATGCATCTACCGCAAATAATAATGGGAGCGCCTTTGCTGGTTTGAACGCAAATACTGTGTTTTATAATATTACTACAGCTATAGCTATGTTAATTGGTCGCTACGTGCCTGCAGTAGCTGCTATTTATATGGCAGGATCTCTTTCAGCTAAAAAATATGTACCTCCAAGCGTCGGCACTCTTCCAACAGACCGTATACCCTTTATGATATGGCTTATGTTAGTTATCATCATTATTGGAGCACTAACTTTCTTTTCTGCTCTAGCATTAGGACCATTTCTCGAAAATATTCTTATGCAGAGAGGTTTTTAA
- the kdpC gene encoding potassium-transporting ATPase subunit KdpC — MKNLKSCIMIFIILTFITGVLYPLTITAIGQIFFPWQANGSLIYQNKTAVGSALIGQSFDRKDLFWSRPSGTPDYPYNALSSGGSNLGPTNPKLISEIKSRIEFLKENGLKLPIPSDLVMGSGSGLDPDITPESAMAQIPRISKVTNIPVETLKELVMSNIEPRDFGFLGAERVNVLKLNLKLLELEKKYAR; from the coding sequence ATGAAAAATTTAAAAAGCTGTATAATGATTTTTATAATCTTAACTTTTATTACAGGAGTTTTATATCCACTGACAATTACTGCCATCGGACAAATATTTTTTCCATGGCAAGCCAATGGAAGCCTTATATATCAAAACAAAACAGCAGTAGGCTCTGCCTTAATAGGTCAATCTTTCGACAGAAAAGATCTATTCTGGTCAAGACCTTCTGGAACACCTGATTATCCATATAACGCATTGTCCAGTGGTGGTTCAAATTTAGGGCCTACCAATCCCAAACTTATTTCAGAGATAAAAAGTAGAATCGAATTTTTAAAAGAAAACGGATTAAAATTGCCAATCCCATCTGATCTGGTTATGGGTTCTGGCAGTGGACTCGATCCTGATATTACACCCGAATCAGCTATGGCTCAAATTCCAAGAATTTCAAAAGTTACAAACATTCCAGTCGAAACCTTAAAGGAACTGGTTATGAGCAATATTGAACCAAGAGATTTTGGATTTCTTGGAGCTGAAAGAGTAAATGTTCTTAAATTAAATTTAAAACTTTTAGAATTAGAGAAAAAATATGCCAGATGA